In one Rhopalosiphum padi isolate XX-2018 chromosome 3, ASM2088224v1, whole genome shotgun sequence genomic region, the following are encoded:
- the LOC132924613 gene encoding cullin-2-like, which produces MVLRPGPVDFKEKWKELEQTINGILRLDKIPRDEWYTRFNDIYAMCGAYPKPHHIELYDSTKSLLEKHVIKLLPMVQTEDTENLLQEYHTQWQNYRKSVNHLNSLYQYFNMMNVSKNNLLELTCQQPDPNEPQHMMIGELGLDIWKCHMVVPLKDSMPKMLLNEVDKSRHNISMTTTLSIIGGILNSFVEVEESNKHSLKLYKSYFEKPFLEKASEYFKFEASKLVKTCTVSQYMVKVLQIMKDEGFRSKTYFHDSTYNKLQLRCRQHMVIDCLSFLRGEFEAIIKEERLDDMHNMYLILRKIKDESMVLAKIFREYVQQHGIKVLKSLKKYQIHVHFIEAVLDLHKKYKTIVIEKFNNDFLFSEALDRAFSVIINYRLVEDQPSKSAEYLSEYCDNLLKKSYKGISEAEIDHKLAQSITIFNYLHDKDIFHRVFQRDLAKRLIFQRTQSIDEEEAMINKLKQASGYEFINKLHRMFTDIRVSEGLNTQFHNEFLKEKKLKKLDFSFSTYVLQTGAWPLTLTTESSFVIPKQLTAYVENFVLFYSEKFNGRKLTWLHHQSQGVLKLNYLPKMYIVTLQMFQMSIMLLFEDCNTLKYSAINDILKLNNDQFQKHINSLIECKLLMLDGDNVTLNMAFTNKRTKFHITSSVQKDLPQDTQHTINSVKDDRKVYLQANITRIMKVRKTLKYTQLVNEIFSQPNTFAPSTVLIKRTIEILIDKGYLSRTPNVSDEYNYVA; this is translated from the exons ATGGTATTAAGACCAGGACCAGTAGACTTTAAAGAAAAATGGAAGGAATTAGAACAGACTATTAATGGTATCTTAAGACTAGACAAAATTCCTAGGGATGAATGGTATACACGCTTCAATGACATTTACGCTATGTGTGGGGCCTATCCAAAACCTCACCATATTGAACTTTATGATTCAACAAAGTCGTTACTAGAGAAACATGTCATTAAACTATTGCCTATGGTTCAAACCGAAGATACTGAAAATCTGTTACAAGAATATCATACACAATGGCAGAATTATAGAAAAAGTGTCAATCATTTAAATTCACTGTACCA gtactttaatatgatgaatgtttcaaaaaataatttacttgaaTTAACTTGTCAACAACCTGATCCAAACGAACCTCAACATATGATGATTGGAGAACTGGGACTTGATATATGGAAATGCCATATGGTTGTACCACTAAAAGACAGTATGCCCAAAATGTTATTGAATGAGGTTGACAAATCAAGACATAACATATCTATGACCACAACTTTGAGTATTATTGGTGGTATTCTTAATTCATTTGTAGAAGTTGAGGAGTCCAATAAACATTCACTtaaa ttgtataaaagttattttgagAAACCTTTTTTGGAGAAAGCTAgtgaatatttcaaatttgaagCATCAAAATTAGTTAAAACATGCACAGTGTCTCAATATATGGTTAAAGTATTACAAATAATGAAAGATGAAGGATTTagatcaaaaacatattttcatgaCAG cACTTATAACAAATTGCAATTAAGGTGTCGTCAACATATGGTTATTGattgtttaagttttttaagAGGAGAGTTTGAAGCAATTATTAAAGAAGAGCGATTAGATGACATGcacaatatgtatttaattttacgcAAAATTAAAGATGAATCCATGGTATTAGCTAAAATTTTCAGAGAATACGTACAACAACATGGGATTAAGgtcttaaaatctttaaaaaaatatcaa atacatgTACATTTTATTGAGGCGGTATTGGATttacataaaaagtataaaactattGTCATAGAAAAGTTcaacaatgattttttattCAGTGAAGCTCTTGATAGAGCATTTTcagtaatcataaattatagacTAGTAGAAGATCAACCATCAAAGTCCGCAGAATATTTATCAGAATACTgtgataatttactaaaaaaatcgtataaagGCATATCCGAGGCTGAAATTGATCACAAACTAGCACAgtctattacaatatttaattatttacacgaTAAAGATATATTCCACAGAGTCTTTCAAAGGGATCTGGCCAAACGGTTAATATTTCAACGAACCCAGTCCATAGACGAAGAAGAAGCAATGATCAACAAATTGAAA CAAGCTAGTGGTtacgaatttataaataaattacatcgaATGTTTACTGATATCAGAGTATCAGAAGGACTAAATACACAATTTCATAATGAATTCCTTAAAGAAAAGAAATTAAAGAAATTAGATTTCTCTTTTTCTACTTATGTATTGCAAACTGGAGCTTGGCCTCTGACATTAACAACTGAATCATCGTTTGTTATTCCTAAACAACTAACGGCTTATgtagaaaat tttgtactGTTCTACAGTGAAAAATTTAATGGACGGAAATTAACATGGCTTCATCACCAATCCCAGG GTGTATTAAAACTGAATTATttaccaaaaatgtatattgtgacACTGCAGATGTTTCAAATGTCGATCATGTTACTATTTGAAGACTGTAATACGTTGAAATACTCTGCAATTaatgatatacttaaattaaacaatgatCAATTTCAAAAACACATCAATAGCTTAAtagaatgtaaattattaatgctGGACGGCGAT aaCGTCACATTGAATATGGCATTTACTAATAAACGTACAAAATTTCATATAACATCATCTGTCCAAAAAGACCTACCACAAGACACTCAACATACTATTAATTCTGTCAAAGATGATCGTAAAGTATACTTACAGGCTAATATTACTCGAATAATGAAAGTGCGCAAAACATTGAAATATACTCAACTTGTGAATGAG ATATTTTCCCAACCAAATACATTTGCACCATCCACTGTACTCATAAAAAGAACCATTGAGATATTAATTGATAAAGGATATCTATCACGCACTCCAAATGTATCTGATGAATACAATTATGTtgcttaa
- the LOC132924897 gene encoding uncharacterized protein LOC132924897 translates to MELTKENGLLNMTVLEHFTDMDLVHVHCKQEINLCGIPHIRSLGKLLVSSSEVLKNRPHRLYYALPRFTMVLPLDDNIAFDVFFDWFLYKNVNNVYAVVENLTTTDCKQVVTLYLKQIPRLDLDSANHSFKQTIAKPFSHRPMEPELHSPADGPPSSKQ, encoded by the exons ATGGAACTGACGAAGGAAAACGGATTGCTGAATATGACAGTTCTCGAGCACTTCACGGACATGGACCTTGTGCACGTCCACTGTAAACAAGAAATAAATCTATGCGGAATTCCTCATATAAGATCATTGGGCAAACTGTTGGTTTCCAGTTCGGAAGTGCTGAAAAATCGACCACATCGCTTATACTATGCGCTACCCCGGTTCACTATGGTATTGCCACTGGACGACAACATCGCATTTGATGTGTTCTTCGACTGGTTTCTTTATAAAAACGTGAATAATGTATATGCAGTCGTCGAAAACCTAACAACGACCGATTGCAAACAA GTGGTGACGTTGTACCTAAAACAAATTCCTAGATTAGATTTGGACTCGGCTAATCATAGTTTCAAGCAAACGATCGCCAAACCATTTAGCCACCGGCCCATGGAACCAGAATTACATTCACCTGCAGATGGACCGCCTTCTAGCAAacagtaa
- the LOC132926660 gene encoding leucine-rich repeat and calponin homology domain-containing protein has translation MDCASTLYSHRNNGLMTRSLEKLLEDAHLCGELKLGGRKLKEFPVTNKYDLSDTTIADLSKNCFTHFPAELSKFWSLESLNLYHNAIRSIPNTVTSLQSLVHLDLSRNRLTCLPSAICQLPLEILLLSNNKLKQLPTEIGFCKTLIELDVSCNVLINLPPQLGQLSSLKCLNAQNNLLIELPLELTCLKLARLNVSLNRIASLPVELRLMSCLECLDVANNPLVSPPTAVCIKGRIHIFKWLELKSIKEGRNRGSSWKFNSLKSNNHSLDSNMDSLTLSETTSFVHSSDEGANGSTEYLNKSDRKHRETNRYNNNASPEIVHVSKSNGNMSTNSSKIYSNNNNGIKLNDKPTHHTQSYREYKEFLKQQRAQESIYKGKVQNPDNNYDQKDIRPYIKPSTPEIVSTPVNNLSLPMSSSPSSPNVWSKNNTPVTKNKLQFTMKREYDKAREEAELVKQLRNTIESRLKMSLPSELSPALNDGVVLCYLANHVKPRSVASIHVPSPAVPKLTMARCRRNVDNFLEACRKIGVNEKLICCAVDILEGKGIVQVAITVAELLKFHTTKTQPQTVHVPSLLNV, from the exons ATGGATTGCGCGTCGACGCTGTACTCCCACCGCAACAACGGGCTGATGACCAGGTCGCTGGAGAAACTGCTGGAGGACGCGCATCTGTGCGGCGAGTTGAAACTCGGCGGGCGCAAGCTAAAGGAGTTTCCGGTGACGAATAAATACGATTTGTCCGACACGACCATAGCGG ATCTCTCCAAGAATTGCTTCACACACTTTCCAGCCGAACTCAGTAAATTCTGGTCATTAGAATCTCTCAACCTGTATCACAATGCTATACGATCAATACCAAACACAGTCACATCACTTCAATCATTGGTGCATCTTGATCTCAG TCGGAACCGTTTAACATGTCTACCATCAGCTATATGTCAGTTACCTCTTGAAATCCTATTATTGTCCAATAACAAACTTAAACAATTACCCACCGAAATTGGATTCTGCAAAACTCTTATTGAGTTAGATGTAAGCTGTAATGTGCTTATTAATTTACCACCACAGTTGGGTCAACTATcctcattaaaatgtttaaacgcaCAAAATAATCTACTTATTGAGTTACCATTAG aattaaCGTGTTTAAAATTAGCAAGATTGAATGTCAGTTTGAACCGAATAGCATCATTACCTGTTGAACTGCGATTAATGTCTTGTTTAGAATGTTTGGATGTAGCCAATAATCCTTTGGTCTCCCCTCCAACTGCT gtTTGTATTAAGGGtcgtattcatatatttaagtGGCTGGAATTAAAAAGCATTAAAGAAGGCCGAAATCGAGGATCGTCATGGAAGTTCAACTCTCTTAAGAGCAATAATCACAGTTTAGACAGTAATATGGACAGTTTGACATTATCTGAAACAACTAGTTTCGTACATTCTTCAGATGAA ggtGCAAATGGAAGTACAGAGTATTTAAACAAATCTGACAGAAAACATAGGGAAACAAACAGATACAATAACAATGCAAG TCCTGAAATTGTACATGTCAGTAAAAGTAATGGTAACATGTCAACAAATTCAAGTAAAATATACTCGAATAACAATAACGGCATCAAGCTAAATGATAAACCGACACATCACACACAAAGCTATAG agaATACAAAGAGTTCCTTAAACAACAACGTGCCCAAGAATCTATTTATAAAGGAAAAGTTCAAAACCCTgacaataattatgatcaaaag gATATCCGTCCATACATTAAACCAAGTACACCTGAAATTGTATCAACGCCagtcaataatttatcattaccaATGTCATCAAGTCCTAGTAGTCCAAATGTTTGGTCCAAGAATAACACACCAGTCACTAAAAATAAACTTCAGTTCACAATGAAACGGGAATATGATAAAGCAAGAGAAGAGGCAGAACTTGTGAAACAACTACGAAat ACTATCGAATCACGCTTAAAAATGTCTCTCCCAAGTGAACTGTCACCGGCCCTTAATGATGGAGTTGTACTTTGTTACTTAGCAAACCATGTCAAACCTAGATCTGTAGCTAGCATTCATGTACCTTCACCAGCCGTG CCCAAACTAACTATGGCTCGGTGTAGACGGAACGTTGATAACTTTTTGGAAGCATGCCGTAAAATTGGTGTAAATGAA AAACTGATTTGTTGTGCTGTTGATATTCTGGAGGGAAAAGGTATTGTTCAAGTGGCCATCACTGTTGCTGAACTTTTGAAATTCCATACAACGAAAACACAACCACAAACCGTACACGTGCCAtcacttttaaatgtataa